The Malus domestica chromosome 06, GDT2T_hap1 genome has a segment encoding these proteins:
- the LOC139196754 gene encoding uncharacterized protein, whose amino-acid sequence MPRGDQCFVNRVYPGYLVIVEDVVMPANLMPLDIMDFDVILGTNWLHYNRAKIDCYGKIVTFHRSGLPGVTFVGKLSGVRHDVISAMKTKRLLSKGCQGYLAHVVLNDDAPSSIEDIRVVKYFPNVFPEDLPGLPTEREVEFVIDLLLGTNPISLTPYRMAPAELRELKVQLQELVDKGFIQPSTSLVEFQSYL is encoded by the coding sequence atgcctagaggggatcaATGTTTTGTGAatcgggtatatccaggatATCTAGTGATAGTAGAGGATGTTGTTATGCCGGCTAATCTTATGCCattggatattatggattttgatgtgattttgggcactaattggttgcactataatcgtgccaagatagattgttatggaaagATAGTCACATTTCATCGTTCTGGATTACCTGGAGTTACATTTGTAGGAAAGCTTAGTGGGGTAAGGCATgatgttatttctgccatgaaaaccaaaagattgttgtcgaaaggttgtcagggatatttggctcatgtggtattgaatgatgatgctccCAGTAGTATAGAGGATATACGTGTGGTCAAATATTTTCCGAATGTATTCCCTGAGGATTTGCCTGGATTACCTACAGAGAGAGaggtggagtttgttattgatctgcttctaggtacgaatcctatatctttaactccttatagaatggctcctgctgaattaagggaattgaaagttcagttgcaagagttagtggataaaggttttattcagcctagtacttcactTGTGGAGTTCCAgtcttatttgtga